In Rubrivirga marina, the following are encoded in one genomic region:
- a CDS encoding T9SS type A sorting domain-containing protein, which produces MRRSARRLLALALAGLAAGVSAQPGACERGAAEAYIDDGDVRAMVRTDGMLFGDGIRPGYEVPKGSDVTAVHAASLWIGGLVGEDLRMAAHLYGGGGTEYWPGPLGPAGAAPSAWDCVAYDRIWSVTLADVAAYNATGVATPDLADWPAHLGAPVVDGDGDPTTYDLAAGDRPAVTGTQTLWWIMNDLGGPHVWSGKPGLGVEVRVTASVTSEAYAASRVDAEVARVYADATHFLFDVTYRGEDPVSDLYVGLHADTDLGASYDDYIGTAPDARLAYVYNGDDEDEGARGYGVDPPALGFAVGPPPEGAETYLTAIYKNGPPELKQPNSLYEDAGVATYNLLQGRLRDGSPWTEGGYGVGGEEPTRATLSGLPPNYWSLHDLDGVGTAAIPDDRMLMVSQGPHALTTGETVTLELVVPWAPGGGGAIAAARDLALRVAPIAAGLPLSPDPNLATIRPGSLPTNEVSRFSPPSLSVRALPNPMPGGGSLLVRLDRPAGLVRLRVVDALGREVQRVERAPEGAEVTVALGRLAAGVYVAEVDADGRRATETFSVVR; this is translated from the coding sequence TTGCGCCGCTCCGCCCGCCGCCTCCTTGCTCTCGCCCTCGCCGGTCTAGCCGCTGGCGTATCCGCCCAGCCGGGCGCGTGCGAACGGGGCGCCGCCGAGGCCTACATCGACGACGGTGACGTCCGGGCCATGGTTCGGACGGACGGCATGCTGTTCGGCGACGGGATCCGGCCGGGGTACGAGGTCCCGAAGGGGAGCGACGTCACGGCCGTCCACGCAGCCTCGCTGTGGATCGGCGGCTTGGTCGGGGAGGACCTCCGGATGGCAGCCCACCTCTACGGGGGCGGGGGCACCGAGTACTGGCCCGGCCCGCTGGGGCCGGCTGGGGCTGCGCCGAGCGCATGGGACTGCGTGGCCTACGATCGCATCTGGTCCGTGACTCTGGCCGACGTCGCGGCCTACAACGCGACGGGCGTCGCTACGCCCGATCTCGCCGACTGGCCCGCCCATCTTGGCGCGCCAGTCGTGGACGGTGACGGCGACCCGACGACCTACGACCTCGCCGCGGGCGACCGGCCGGCCGTCACGGGCACACAGACGCTCTGGTGGATCATGAACGACCTCGGCGGGCCTCACGTCTGGAGTGGGAAGCCGGGTCTCGGCGTCGAGGTCCGCGTGACGGCCTCGGTCACGTCGGAGGCCTACGCCGCGAGCCGCGTCGACGCGGAAGTGGCCCGGGTCTACGCCGATGCCACGCACTTCCTCTTCGACGTCACGTATCGGGGCGAGGACCCCGTCTCGGATCTCTACGTCGGCCTCCACGCCGACACCGACCTTGGGGCCTCGTACGACGATTACATCGGGACCGCCCCTGACGCCCGGCTCGCCTACGTCTACAACGGGGACGACGAAGACGAGGGTGCCCGGGGCTACGGCGTCGACCCGCCGGCGCTCGGGTTCGCGGTCGGCCCGCCGCCGGAGGGGGCCGAGACCTACCTCACCGCGATCTACAAGAACGGGCCGCCCGAACTCAAGCAGCCGAACTCGCTCTACGAAGACGCGGGCGTCGCGACCTACAACCTCCTTCAGGGCCGTCTCCGTGATGGATCCCCCTGGACCGAAGGGGGCTACGGGGTCGGCGGGGAGGAGCCGACGCGCGCCACGCTCTCGGGCCTGCCCCCGAACTACTGGAGCCTCCACGACCTCGACGGCGTGGGGACCGCTGCGATCCCCGACGACCGCATGCTGATGGTCTCACAGGGACCGCACGCGCTCACGACGGGCGAGACTGTGACGTTGGAACTGGTTGTGCCTTGGGCGCCTGGCGGCGGCGGGGCCATCGCCGCGGCCCGTGACCTCGCGCTCCGCGTGGCGCCCATCGCCGCGGGTCTGCCACTCTCTCCCGATCCGAACCTCGCCACGATCCGGCCCGGGAGCCTGCCCACCAACGAGGTCAGCCGGTTCAGCCCCCCCTCGCTGTCCGTCCGCGCCCTGCCGAACCCAATGCCGGGCGGTGGCTCGCTCCTCGTCCGCCTCGACCGACCGGCCGGCCTCGTGCGGCTCCGAGTCGTTGACGCGCTCGGCCGGGAGGTCCAGCGGGTCGAGCGGGCCCCGGAGGGGGCCGAGGTTACCGTCGCGCTCGGCCGGCTGGCCGCGGGGGTATACGTCGCGGAGGTGGACGCCGACGGGCGGCGCGCGACCGAGACGTTCTCAGTCGTCCGCTAG
- a CDS encoding GNAT family N-acetyltransferase, whose translation MLRRLGPADAPAYRALMLRAYADASEAFTSTVSEREALPPTWWEKRVSDAPDAPELVVGAFEGERLVGAAGLRFETRPRTRHKALLYGLYVDPSVRGRGVARALTEAVLAVAREAPETRVVQLRVMETNRRARRLYDSLGFRAFGTEPQAIRMNDGFVAIVHMWRGAEQLADD comes from the coding sequence GTGCTCCGCCGCCTCGGGCCGGCCGACGCGCCCGCCTACAGGGCGCTCATGCTCCGGGCCTACGCCGACGCCTCAGAGGCCTTCACCTCGACGGTCTCCGAGCGCGAGGCGCTCCCGCCGACGTGGTGGGAAAAGCGTGTGTCGGACGCGCCCGACGCTCCGGAACTCGTCGTCGGCGCGTTCGAGGGCGAGCGCTTGGTCGGCGCGGCCGGGCTCCGCTTCGAGACGCGCCCGCGGACTCGGCATAAGGCGCTGCTCTATGGCCTCTACGTGGATCCGTCGGTGCGTGGCCGTGGGGTGGCCCGCGCGCTCACCGAGGCGGTGCTGGCTGTCGCTCGCGAGGCGCCCGAGACGCGGGTCGTCCAGCTCCGTGTGATGGAGACGAACCGGCGGGCCCGCCGGCTCTACGACTCGCTGGGCTTCCGGGCGTTCGGCACAGAACCGCAGGCGATCCGGATGAACGACGGGTTCGTGGCCATTGTCCACATGTGGCGCGGGGCCGAGCAGCTAGCGGACGACTGA